The following are encoded together in the Bradyrhizobium algeriense genome:
- the scpA gene encoding methylmalonyl-CoA mutase: MSRIPNFADIAFESAAPAQPAGSAEPWLTPEGIPVKPGYSEADLEGIDFLETWPGLAPYLRGPYPTMYVNQPWTIRQYAGFSTAEDSNAFYRRNLAAGQKGLSVAFDLATHRGYDSDHPRVSGDVGMAGVAIDSIYDMRTLFAGIPLDQMSVSMTMNGAVLPILALFVAAAEEQGVPPEKLSGTIQNDILKEFMVRNTYIYPPAPSMRIISDIFAYTSQKMPKYNSISISGYHMQEAGATQDLELAYTLADGVEYLRAGLAAGLDVDRFAPRLSFFWAIGMNFFMEVAKMRAARLLWAKLLTQFNPKDPRSLSLRTHCQTSGWSLTAQDVFNNVMRTTIEAMAATQGHTQSLHTNALDEALALPTDFSARIARNTQLFLQQESGTNRIIDPWGGSYYVERLTRDLAAKAWGHIQEVEALGGMAKAIEAGVPKLRIEEASAKTQARIDAGKQAVIGVNKYKPVNEAAIDVLKVENSTVRRLQIDKLKRLRTERDQKEVDQALAALTRSAGEGNGNLLALAIDAARAKATVGEISDAMEKVFGRHRAEIKSITGVYKREASAMSNRVEKVQELIDAFENAEGRRPRILVAKIGQDGHDRGQKVIASAFADVGFDVDIGPLFATADEAARQAVENDVHILGVSSLAAAHLTAVPELKAALKKHGREDIMIIIGGVVPPQDYDALYKAGAEAIFPPGTVISDAAEELIHKLNARLGHSSEAAE, translated from the coding sequence ATGAGCCGCATACCGAACTTCGCAGATATCGCCTTTGAATCCGCCGCTCCCGCGCAGCCTGCCGGCAGCGCCGAGCCGTGGCTCACGCCCGAGGGCATCCCGGTCAAGCCCGGCTACAGCGAGGCCGACCTCGAAGGCATCGACTTCCTGGAGACGTGGCCGGGGCTCGCGCCCTATCTGCGCGGCCCCTACCCCACCATGTATGTCAACCAGCCCTGGACCATCCGGCAATATGCGGGCTTCTCCACGGCGGAAGATTCCAACGCGTTCTATCGCCGTAACCTTGCCGCTGGCCAAAAGGGCCTTTCGGTCGCCTTCGACCTCGCCACCCATCGCGGCTATGACTCAGATCATCCGCGCGTGTCCGGCGATGTCGGCATGGCTGGGGTTGCGATCGATTCCATCTACGACATGCGCACGCTGTTTGCCGGCATTCCGCTCGACCAGATGAGCGTATCGATGACCATGAACGGCGCGGTGCTGCCGATCCTCGCGCTGTTCGTCGCGGCCGCCGAGGAACAGGGCGTTCCGCCGGAAAAACTCTCGGGCACCATTCAGAACGACATTCTGAAAGAGTTCATGGTGCGCAACACCTACATCTATCCGCCGGCGCCTTCGATGCGGATCATCTCCGACATTTTTGCGTACACCTCGCAAAAAATGCCGAAGTACAATTCGATCTCGATCTCCGGCTATCACATGCAGGAAGCTGGAGCTACGCAGGATCTCGAACTCGCCTATACGCTGGCCGACGGTGTTGAATATCTGCGCGCCGGGCTTGCCGCAGGTCTCGACGTCGACCGCTTTGCGCCGCGGCTGTCGTTCTTCTGGGCGATCGGCATGAACTTCTTCATGGAAGTCGCCAAGATGCGCGCCGCCCGGCTTTTGTGGGCCAAGCTGCTGACGCAGTTCAATCCGAAGGATCCGCGCTCGCTGTCGCTGCGCACGCATTGCCAGACCTCCGGCTGGTCGCTGACCGCGCAGGACGTCTTCAACAACGTGATGCGCACCACCATCGAGGCGATGGCGGCGACGCAAGGCCATACCCAGTCGCTGCACACCAACGCGCTCGACGAGGCGCTGGCGCTGCCGACGGATTTTTCGGCCCGCATCGCGCGCAACACGCAATTGTTTCTGCAGCAGGAGAGCGGCACCAACCGCATCATCGATCCCTGGGGCGGCTCCTACTACGTCGAGCGGCTGACCCGCGACCTCGCGGCGAAAGCTTGGGGCCATATCCAGGAGGTCGAGGCGCTCGGCGGCATGGCCAAGGCCATCGAGGCCGGCGTGCCGAAACTGCGCATCGAGGAAGCTTCCGCCAAGACGCAGGCTCGGATCGACGCCGGCAAGCAGGCCGTGATCGGCGTCAACAAGTACAAGCCGGTCAATGAAGCGGCGATCGACGTGCTCAAGGTAGAGAACTCCACCGTGCGGCGGCTGCAGATCGACAAGCTGAAGCGGCTGCGCACCGAGCGCGACCAGAAGGAAGTCGATCAGGCGCTGGCGGCGCTGACGCGCAGTGCCGGCGAAGGCAACGGCAATTTGCTGGCGCTGGCGATCGATGCTGCGCGCGCAAAAGCCACCGTCGGCGAAATTTCGGACGCGATGGAAAAGGTGTTCGGGCGTCACCGCGCCGAAATCAAATCCATCACCGGCGTCTACAAGCGGGAGGCGTCCGCCATGTCCAACCGGGTCGAAAAAGTGCAGGAGCTGATCGATGCGTTCGAGAATGCCGAGGGTCGCCGCCCCCGCATCCTCGTCGCCAAGATCGGCCAGGATGGTCACGATCGCGGCCAGAAAGTGATCGCATCGGCCTTTGCCGACGTCGGCTTCGACGTCGATATCGGACCGCTGTTCGCCACCGCCGACGAGGCGGCACGCCAAGCAGTCGAGAACGACGTGCATATCCTCGGCGTGTCGTCGCTGGCGGCCGCGCACCTCACCGCCGTACCGGAGCTCAAGGCCGCTCTGAAGAAGCACGGCCGCGAGGACATCATGATCATCATCGGCGGCGTGGTGCCGCCGCAGGATTATGACGCGCTGTACAAGGCCGGCGCCGAAGCGATCTTCCCGCCCGGCACCGTGATCTCGGATGCGGCTGAGGAGCTGATCCACAAGCTCAATGCCCGGCTCGGCCATAGCAGCGAGGCGGCGGAATAA
- a CDS encoding PdaC/SigV domain-containing protein: protein MAFARTLAFAGTIAFAAALGPVLAAEPKPDFSIKTKWVEASVILDAKIKADPALAANCLAEGKKWTEKNRTDADKERKQDPDLFRNAWSFERKYETRSVVDGRYVSIVRGDYEYTGGAHPNSSSDTILWDRSAGKRISIRPFFTETADNGPTLKAMRQGVIASLEAEKKKRGVEGTDTSAIEAIEPKLLKIGPVSLAPSTEEGKSSGLTFHYAPYAVGSYAEGEYIAFVPWETLKPYLTPEGAKIFGGARPKDDEERPQ, encoded by the coding sequence ATCGCATTCGCCCGGACATTAGCTTTCGCGGGCACGATCGCATTCGCTGCGGCGCTCGGCCCAGTGTTGGCCGCCGAGCCCAAGCCGGACTTTTCCATCAAGACCAAATGGGTCGAGGCCAGTGTCATCCTTGACGCGAAGATCAAGGCCGATCCGGCGTTGGCGGCAAACTGCCTGGCTGAGGGAAAGAAGTGGACAGAGAAAAACCGCACCGATGCCGACAAGGAGCGCAAGCAGGACCCCGATTTGTTCCGCAACGCGTGGTCGTTTGAGCGGAAATACGAGACGCGCTCGGTGGTCGACGGCCGCTATGTCAGCATCGTCAGGGGCGACTACGAATATACGGGCGGCGCGCATCCCAACAGCTCGTCCGACACGATCCTGTGGGACAGGTCAGCGGGCAAACGCATCAGCATCCGTCCGTTCTTCACCGAAACAGCCGATAACGGCCCGACGCTGAAAGCGATGCGGCAAGGCGTCATTGCATCGCTGGAGGCCGAGAAAAAGAAACGCGGCGTGGAAGGCACGGACACCAGCGCCATCGAAGCCATCGAGCCAAAGCTTCTCAAGATCGGGCCGGTCTCGCTGGCGCCATCGACCGAGGAAGGCAAGAGCTCCGGCCTGACCTTTCACTACGCACCTTACGCGGTCGGCTCCTATGCCGAAGGCGAGTATATCGCCTTCGTCCCGTGGGAGACGTTGAAGCCGTATCTGACGCCGGAAGGCGCCAAAATTTTCGGCGGCGCGCGACCGAAGGACGACGAAGAGCGGCCACAGTAA
- a CDS encoding methylmalonyl-CoA mutase subunit beta has product MTKTDELTLAAEFPQATYEGWRKLVDGVLKGAPFEKLVSKTSDGLKIDPIYRRAQGATPVAGRAAAAPWQIMQRIDHPDAKAANAQALHDLENGATGLTLVFAGANGAHGFGLDPSAEAVAQVLDGIYLDAGIGIELQIGPQSRMAAIHMAEYIKRRGIDPAACDIRFGLDPLGSCVVWGSSPYNWEEIVPAVTGAIKGLAAMSFKGPFAAADGRVIHDAGGSEVQELAFVLAAGTAYLRAIEQAGVALEDAQGMVYARLAADADQFLTLAKFRALRLLWARLEQACGLTPKPLFIAADTAWRMLTQRDAYVNMLRATMATFSAGLGGANAITVLPHTLALGLPDPFARRAARNTQLVLLEESNLAKVSDPAAGSGGIETLTRQLCEAAWSLFQEIEKAGGMFASLEQGLIQRKVAATRAVREANIAKRRDVLTGASEFPNLHEADVAVLDAKPIVLPSYGEAKFKFDPLPPMRLAAPFEALRDKSDTRLKRDGARPKIFLANLGTAADFTARAAFAKSFFETGGIEAIDTQGFADPAALAAAFKASGAVIVCLCSSDKVYAEHAVAAAKALQAAGAEHIYLAGRPGEQEAALRPAGVGDFIFAGGDALAMLQEAWRRMERA; this is encoded by the coding sequence ATGACCAAGACTGACGAGCTGACATTGGCCGCGGAGTTTCCGCAGGCAACCTACGAGGGCTGGCGCAAGCTGGTCGACGGGGTGCTGAAGGGCGCGCCGTTCGAGAAACTGGTCAGCAAGACGTCCGATGGGTTGAAAATCGATCCGATTTACCGCCGCGCCCAAGGGGCCACGCCGGTCGCCGGCCGTGCTGCGGCTGCGCCCTGGCAGATCATGCAGCGGATCGATCATCCCGACGCGAAAGCGGCCAACGCGCAGGCGCTGCACGATCTGGAGAACGGCGCGACGGGACTGACCCTCGTATTCGCCGGCGCCAATGGCGCCCATGGTTTCGGGCTCGATCCTTCGGCGGAGGCGGTCGCGCAGGTTCTCGACGGTATCTATCTCGACGCCGGGATCGGCATCGAGCTTCAGATCGGCCCGCAGTCGCGAATGGCGGCCATTCACATGGCGGAATATATCAAGCGCAGAGGTATCGACCCCGCCGCCTGCGATATCCGCTTCGGACTGGACCCGCTCGGGTCCTGCGTGGTGTGGGGCTCCAGTCCCTACAACTGGGAGGAGATCGTGCCCGCGGTCACCGGCGCGATCAAAGGCCTCGCCGCGATGAGCTTCAAAGGCCCGTTCGCAGCTGCCGATGGGCGCGTGATCCATGATGCCGGCGGATCGGAAGTCCAGGAATTGGCATTTGTGCTGGCCGCCGGCACAGCCTATCTGCGCGCGATCGAACAGGCAGGCGTTGCGCTCGAAGATGCGCAAGGCATGGTGTATGCGCGGCTAGCCGCCGACGCCGACCAGTTCCTGACGCTGGCGAAATTCCGGGCGCTGCGGCTGTTGTGGGCGCGGCTCGAACAGGCCTGCGGCCTGACGCCAAAACCGCTGTTCATTGCGGCCGATACGGCTTGGCGCATGCTGACGCAGCGCGATGCCTATGTGAACATGCTGCGCGCGACGATGGCGACCTTCTCCGCCGGCCTCGGCGGCGCTAATGCCATCACCGTTTTGCCGCACACGCTGGCTCTGGGATTGCCCGATCCGTTCGCCAGGCGTGCCGCGCGCAACACACAACTGGTGCTGCTGGAAGAGTCCAACCTCGCCAAGGTCAGCGATCCCGCAGCCGGCTCCGGCGGCATCGAAACGCTGACCAGGCAACTCTGCGAAGCCGCGTGGTCGCTGTTCCAGGAGATCGAAAAGGCCGGCGGTATGTTCGCAAGCCTCGAACAAGGCCTCATCCAGCGCAAGGTCGCCGCAACCCGGGCTGTGCGCGAGGCCAACATCGCCAAACGCCGGGACGTGCTGACGGGCGCGAGCGAATTTCCGAACCTGCACGAGGCCGATGTCGCCGTGCTCGATGCGAAGCCGATCGTGCTGCCGTCCTATGGCGAAGCAAAATTCAAATTCGATCCCCTGCCGCCAATGCGGCTGGCCGCGCCGTTCGAGGCGCTGCGCGATAAGTCGGATACCAGACTAAAGCGCGATGGTGCCCGGCCAAAAATCTTCCTGGCCAATCTCGGCACGGCGGCCGACTTCACCGCGCGCGCCGCCTTCGCCAAGAGCTTCTTCGAGACCGGCGGCATCGAGGCGATCGACACCCAAGGCTTTGCCGACCCGGCGGCGCTGGCCGCCGCGTTCAAGGCGTCCGGCGCGGTTATTGTTTGCCTGTGCTCGTCCGACAAGGTCTATGCGGAACACGCGGTGGCCGCGGCAAAGGCCCTTCAAGCGGCCGGCGCCGAGCATATCTATCTGGCAGGGCGGCCCGGCGAACAGGAGGCCGCGCTACGCCCGGCCGGCGTCGGCGATTTCATCTTCGCCGGCGGCGATGCGCTGGCGATGCTGCAGGAAGCCTGGCGGCGGATGGAGCGAGCATGA
- a CDS encoding tripartite tricarboxylate transporter substrate binding protein yields MSKKITRRAFAASSAAAAAVAGFGFKPALAQAYPARPVTVIVPWGAGGGTDATARIVAALLEKDLGQPFNVVNRTGGSGVVGHSAIATAQPDGYTIGMLTVEISMMHWQGLTELAPKSYTPLALMNEDPPGIQVSSASPYKTVKELADAIKAAPAGKFKASGTGQGGIWHLALVGWMQAMGLAPNHVAWVPSNGAAPAMQDLAAGGLDLTTCSVPEARAIIEAGKARSLAVMATARNPAFPDVPTLKEAIGIDYSTGAWRGIAGPKGLPADVATKLTASLKKVYDSKEFKDFMGNRGFGTVWGDASEFAAFMDKGDAQMGVAMKAAGLSKA; encoded by the coding sequence ATGTCCAAAAAGATCACGCGCCGCGCCTTCGCGGCTTCATCCGCTGCTGCCGCGGCCGTCGCGGGTTTTGGCTTCAAGCCGGCTTTGGCGCAGGCTTATCCGGCACGGCCGGTGACGGTGATCGTGCCGTGGGGCGCCGGCGGCGGCACCGACGCGACCGCGCGCATCGTGGCGGCGCTACTGGAGAAGGATCTCGGCCAGCCGTTCAACGTCGTCAACCGCACCGGCGGCTCCGGCGTGGTCGGCCATTCCGCGATCGCGACCGCCCAGCCCGATGGCTACACCATCGGCATGCTGACGGTGGAAATCTCGATGATGCACTGGCAGGGGCTCACCGAACTGGCACCAAAGAGCTATACGCCGCTGGCGCTGATGAACGAGGATCCGCCCGGCATCCAGGTCAGTTCCGCATCGCCCTACAAGACCGTGAAAGAGCTCGCCGACGCCATCAAGGCCGCGCCGGCCGGCAAGTTCAAAGCCTCCGGCACCGGCCAGGGCGGCATCTGGCACTTAGCGCTGGTCGGCTGGATGCAGGCGATGGGACTGGCGCCCAATCATGTCGCCTGGGTGCCGTCGAACGGCGCCGCGCCCGCGATGCAGGATCTCGCGGCAGGCGGCCTCGACCTCACCACCTGCTCGGTGCCGGAAGCCCGCGCGATCATCGAGGCCGGCAAGGCGCGCAGCCTTGCCGTCATGGCTACGGCGCGCAATCCTGCATTCCCCGATGTGCCGACGCTGAAGGAAGCCATAGGCATCGACTATTCGACCGGTGCGTGGCGCGGCATTGCCGGTCCCAAAGGCCTGCCGGCCGATGTCGCGACCAAGCTGACGGCCTCGCTGAAGAAGGTTTACGACTCCAAGGAGTTCAAGGACTTCATGGGCAATCGCGGCTTCGGGACGGTGTGGGGTGACGCGTCCGAATTCGCCGCCTTCATGGACAAGGGCGACGCCCAGATGGGCGTGGCGATGAAGGCCGCCGGACTGTCGAAGGCTTGA
- the folK gene encoding 2-amino-4-hydroxy-6-hydroxymethyldihydropteridine diphosphokinase, which produces MADVLIALGGNVGDVRATFKKAISNICGMTQAALLARSSDYTTPPWGEGQQAPFTNACIEIETSLDPHALLFTLHKIEKKFGRDRAHETRWGPRTLDLDLIAYDDVRLDKPELTLPHPRAFERAFVLVPLAEIAPDRIIAGRRVADALALLSTEGIQRLPDLD; this is translated from the coding sequence ATGGCGGACGTGCTGATCGCGCTCGGCGGCAATGTCGGCGACGTCCGCGCCACATTCAAGAAAGCCATCTCCAATATTTGCGGCATGACGCAGGCCGCCCTGCTCGCGCGTTCCTCCGACTACACCACCCCGCCCTGGGGCGAGGGACAGCAGGCGCCGTTCACCAACGCCTGTATCGAGATCGAAACCAGCCTCGATCCGCATGCGCTGCTGTTCACGCTGCACAAGATCGAGAAAAAATTCGGCCGCGACCGTGCCCATGAGACACGCTGGGGTCCGCGCACCCTCGACCTCGATTTGATCGCCTATGATGACGTCAGGCTCGACAAGCCGGAACTGACGCTGCCGCATCCGCGGGCTTTCGAGCGCGCCTTCGTGCTGGTGCCGCTGGCCGAGATCGCGCCCGACCGTATCATTGCGGGACGTCGCGTCGCCGATGCGCTGGCGCTGCTTTCGACCGAGGGGATCCAGCGGCTACCCGACCTGGATTGA
- a CDS encoding tripartite tricarboxylate transporter TctB family protein, whose product MRLPDRVTGLFLVGLGAAAAYGGWQLPPVPGQPVGPNVFPLVIGSGLALCGLAIAFGIGHNFEEKEELIPVEGGQPPPPTGKLYGLRALLPPALLLFYVAIADRLGFILTATLIVYVTATALGARWKVALPLAVLAPIGIHLIFSKLLRVPLPPGVLPMPW is encoded by the coding sequence ATGCGTCTTCCCGATCGCGTCACGGGATTGTTTCTCGTTGGTCTCGGCGCGGCTGCCGCCTATGGCGGATGGCAGTTGCCGCCGGTCCCTGGTCAACCGGTCGGACCTAACGTCTTCCCGCTGGTGATCGGCTCGGGTCTGGCGCTGTGCGGGCTCGCCATCGCGTTCGGGATCGGCCACAACTTCGAAGAGAAAGAAGAGCTCATTCCGGTCGAGGGCGGCCAGCCGCCGCCACCGACGGGCAAGCTCTACGGCCTGCGCGCCCTGCTTCCGCCGGCGCTGTTGCTGTTCTACGTGGCGATCGCCGACCGGCTCGGCTTCATCCTTACGGCGACGCTGATCGTGTACGTGACTGCAACCGCGCTCGGAGCGCGCTGGAAGGTTGCGCTGCCGCTCGCCGTGCTGGCGCCGATCGGCATCCACCTGATTTTCTCAAAATTGCTGCGCGTGCCGCTGCCGCCCGGCGTTTTGCCAATGCCCTGGTGA
- a CDS encoding SRPBCC family protein, with protein sequence MTTAYYSTVLNHPLETVWDLIRDFNNYPAYIDDVSESMIEDDKGGDEVGAIRRFCYLGNWIRQRLAGHSDEAHSLTYAGIEPLPFPAEATPDAPAPTRYEGTMHLLPVVEGNRTFIEWKVQLDTAPQDADRWQTLFESWIPDWTHSLERALGRQAA encoded by the coding sequence ATGACGACAGCCTATTACAGCACCGTGCTGAATCATCCCCTGGAAACCGTGTGGGACCTGATCCGCGACTTCAACAACTACCCGGCCTATATCGATGACGTCAGCGAAAGCATGATCGAGGACGACAAGGGCGGCGATGAAGTCGGCGCGATCAGGCGCTTCTGCTACCTTGGCAACTGGATCAGGCAGCGGCTCGCCGGCCATTCCGACGAAGCGCATTCGCTGACCTATGCGGGCATCGAGCCGCTGCCGTTTCCGGCCGAGGCGACGCCGGATGCGCCCGCGCCGACGCGCTATGAGGGAACGATGCACCTGCTGCCGGTCGTCGAGGGCAACCGGACCTTTATCGAATGGAAAGTGCAACTCGATACCGCGCCGCAGGATGCCGATCGCTGGCAGACGCTGTTCGAGTCATGGATTCCGGACTGGACGCATTCGCTCGAGAGAGCGCTGGGCCGTCAGGCTGCTTGA
- a CDS encoding tripartite tricarboxylate transporter permease yields MLNTLTQAFALITTWEVIVAMLAASVYGLVIGSLPGLSATMATALLVPVTFYLSPIAAIATIVAASTMAIFAGDIPGALLRIPGTPASAAYADEAYAMTRKGEAELALGAGVWFSAVGGIAGTLSLMILAPPLAEIALSFSTFEYFWLAFLGLMCATLVARSSPVKAIASMFIGLLVACIGIENPGGVPRFTFGMTNLFGGIEPIPALVGVFAVAQVMRAMLTPEPPPIPRRKFGSIMAGQWRLTKKYNWQMTRGNIVGIIIGVLPGAGADMAAWVSYAISKRFSKEPEKFGTGHVEGLVEAGASNNASIASGWVPSLLFGIPGDTIAAIAIGVLYMKGLNPGPTLFTEKASSMYAIYLMFIIANIIMIPLGIIMIRLASYVLRAPRSTVMPVIMLCCAVGSFAIGNNMFGVVTVATFGIIGYVMEENGYPVAAMVLGIVMGTMIEQSFVTSLIKSDGSVFPFFERPIAAILAAMAISALIWPVLVWVWRKLKRAPVPATSAR; encoded by the coding sequence ATGCTCAATACCCTGACGCAAGCCTTCGCGCTCATCACCACCTGGGAAGTCATCGTCGCGATGCTGGCGGCATCGGTCTATGGCCTCGTGATCGGATCGCTGCCTGGCCTGTCGGCCACGATGGCGACCGCGCTGCTGGTCCCGGTTACCTTCTATCTTTCGCCGATCGCCGCGATCGCCACGATCGTGGCGGCGTCCACGATGGCGATATTCGCCGGTGACATCCCCGGCGCGTTACTTCGCATCCCGGGCACCCCCGCCTCGGCAGCCTATGCGGACGAAGCCTATGCCATGACGCGCAAGGGCGAGGCCGAACTTGCGCTCGGGGCTGGCGTCTGGTTCTCGGCCGTCGGCGGCATCGCCGGCACGCTCTCGCTGATGATCCTGGCACCGCCGCTTGCCGAGATCGCGCTGTCGTTCTCGACCTTCGAATATTTCTGGCTGGCGTTCCTCGGCCTGATGTGCGCCACGCTGGTCGCGCGCTCCTCTCCGGTCAAGGCGATTGCCAGCATGTTCATCGGCCTGCTGGTCGCGTGCATCGGCATCGAAAACCCCGGCGGCGTGCCGCGCTTCACCTTCGGCATGACCAATTTGTTCGGCGGCATCGAACCGATCCCGGCGCTGGTGGGTGTATTCGCCGTGGCGCAGGTGATGCGCGCGATGCTCACACCCGAGCCGCCGCCGATCCCGCGGCGCAAGTTCGGAAGCATCATGGCCGGCCAGTGGAGGCTCACCAAGAAGTACAACTGGCAGATGACGCGCGGGAACATCGTCGGCATCATCATCGGCGTGCTGCCGGGCGCCGGCGCCGACATGGCCGCCTGGGTCAGCTACGCCATATCCAAGCGTTTCTCGAAGGAGCCGGAGAAGTTCGGAACCGGTCATGTCGAGGGCCTGGTCGAGGCCGGTGCCAGCAACAACGCCAGCATCGCCTCGGGCTGGGTGCCCTCGCTGCTGTTCGGCATTCCCGGCGACACCATCGCGGCGATTGCGATCGGCGTGCTCTACATGAAGGGCCTCAACCCCGGTCCGACGCTGTTCACTGAAAAAGCGTCGAGCATGTATGCGATCTACCTGATGTTCATCATCGCCAACATCATCATGATTCCGCTGGGGATCATTATGATCCGGCTGGCGAGCTATGTGCTGCGCGCGCCACGGTCCACCGTGATGCCGGTCATCATGCTGTGCTGCGCGGTCGGCTCGTTCGCGATCGGCAACAACATGTTCGGCGTCGTCACCGTCGCGACCTTCGGGATCATCGGCTATGTCATGGAGGAGAACGGCTATCCGGTTGCCGCGATGGTGCTCGGCATCGTGATGGGCACCATGATCGAGCAGAGTTTCGTCACCTCGCTGATCAAATCCGACGGCAGCGTGTTTCCGTTCTTCGAGCGGCCGATCGCCGCGATTCTCGCCGCCATGGCGATCAGCGCACTGATCTGGCCGGTACTGGTCTGGGTGTGGCGGAAGCTCAAGCGCGCACCCGTCCCTGCCACGTCGGCGCGCTGA
- a CDS encoding GFA family protein: MTENNHKTVLTGGCQCGAIRFAMLKAPTKISICHCRMCQKASGAPFASLADIEHEHFTWTRGKPATFQSSSIAERDFCSACGTPLTYRLIGGPRIEIMTGAFDRPDRVVPTRQYGTESRLGWVVGIANLPSQTTQQNYGPEKMATITSHQHPDHD, translated from the coding sequence ATGACGGAAAACAACCACAAGACGGTCCTGACCGGCGGCTGCCAGTGCGGCGCCATCCGCTTTGCGATGTTGAAGGCACCGACCAAGATCAGCATCTGCCATTGCCGGATGTGCCAGAAGGCGTCCGGAGCGCCCTTTGCGTCTCTCGCTGACATCGAGCATGAACATTTCACCTGGACCCGCGGCAAGCCGGCGACGTTTCAGTCCTCTTCCATCGCCGAGCGCGATTTCTGCTCGGCCTGCGGCACGCCCCTGACCTATCGGCTGATCGGCGGCCCCCGGATCGAGATCATGACCGGCGCGTTCGACCGCCCCGACCGCGTGGTGCCGACGCGGCAATATGGAACCGAATCCCGGCTCGGCTGGGTGGTCGGCATCGCCAACCTGCCGAGCCAGACCACACAGCAGAATTACGGCCCGGAGAAGATGGCGACCATCACCAGCCACCAGCATCCGGACCATGATTAG
- the meaB gene encoding methylmalonyl Co-A mutase-associated GTPase MeaB encodes MTLPKIPSPDVGKLAKELRAGHRAALARAITLIESRRSDHQAAARDLVQALLPDTGKAVRVGITGSPGVGKSTTIDALGMFLIERGHKVAVLAVDPSSARTGGSILGDKTRMARLANSESAFIRPSPSSGTLGGVAAKTREAMLLCEAAGFDVVLVETVGIGQSETAVCDMTDFFLALMLPGAGDELQGIKKGLVELADMIAINKADGDNVKRANLAAAEYRGALHILSPRSEHWHPPVLTYSALTGTGMDALWQKILDHRTAMNASGEFAGRRREQQVKWMWSMLEQRMMARLRADPAIRAKVKKTEAEVADGRVTPAVAAEQIAEWLR; translated from the coding sequence ATGACCCTGCCGAAGATTCCTTCCCCCGATGTCGGGAAACTCGCCAAAGAACTCCGCGCCGGCCACCGCGCAGCCTTGGCGCGCGCGATCACCCTGATCGAAAGCCGGCGTTCCGATCATCAGGCTGCCGCCCGCGATCTGGTGCAGGCGCTGCTGCCCGACACCGGCAAGGCGGTCCGTGTCGGCATCACCGGCTCGCCCGGCGTCGGCAAATCCACCACCATCGACGCGCTCGGCATGTTCCTGATCGAGCGCGGCCACAAGGTCGCGGTGCTGGCGGTGGACCCCTCCTCGGCCCGCACCGGCGGCTCGATCCTTGGCGACAAGACGCGGATGGCGCGGCTGGCGAATTCCGAAAGCGCCTTCATCCGGCCCTCGCCTTCATCGGGCACGCTCGGCGGGGTCGCCGCCAAAACCCGCGAGGCGATGCTGCTCTGCGAGGCCGCCGGCTTCGACGTCGTGCTGGTCGAGACCGTCGGCATCGGCCAGTCCGAAACCGCGGTCTGCGACATGACCGATTTCTTCCTGGCCCTGATGCTGCCCGGCGCCGGCGATGAGTTGCAGGGCATCAAGAAGGGCCTGGTCGAACTCGCCGACATGATCGCGATCAACAAGGCCGACGGCGACAACGTCAAGCGCGCCAATCTGGCGGCGGCCGAGTATCGCGGCGCGCTACACATCCTGAGCCCCCGCTCGGAGCATTGGCATCCGCCGGTCCTGACTTACTCGGCGCTGACCGGCACCGGCATGGACGCGTTGTGGCAGAAGATTCTCGATCACCGCACCGCCATGAATGCCTCCGGCGAGTTCGCGGGCCGGCGGCGTGAGCAGCAGGTGAAATGGATGTGGTCGATGCTGGAGCAACGGATGATGGCCCGGCTGCGCGCCGATCCGGCGATCCGCGCCAAGGTCAAGAAGACCGAGGCCGAGGTAGCCGACGGTCGCGTCACACCGGCGGTTGCCGCCGAACAGATCGCGGAGTGGCTGCGGTGA